The nucleotide window GGATTATCAAAGAACTTAAATTTTACTTATATAAAAATGTTGATATTTTGTGTGGCTGAATGTGTACAAGCAGGCACACATCtgttaaactgtgtgtgtgtgtgtgtgtgtgtgtgtgtgtgtgtatgtaggttaGAGGACAACTGACTGGACTCAGTTCTCTCCACCGTTGGGTTTTAGAGATGGAAGTTAAATTATCAGGCTCGGCAGCAAGCCTTTGTACCAAGTGAGCTGTTTCACCAGCCCTGTGTGTGTACTCTTTATTGCTTAGTTAGAAATGTAAGGGGACGTTCTAGGGGCAGTCAGTTGGTCAGAGGCCAGTTTGTCCCTGTTGTGTTTGCTTAGGAAGTATCGCAGTGTAAAGCGTTAAGTGTTGTAGAAGCAAGGCAGTGGATTCTTCAGGCTTAGGAGAAGGCTCATGGAGCTGTTGATTGTCTTGTCAGGAATTTTCAACATCCGGCTCTTCTAATACAGACACTGGTAAAGTTAGTGGGACCTTGGAGACCAAATACAAATGGTGTGAGTATGGTCTGACCTTCACAGAGAGATGGAACACCGATAACACTCTGGGGACAGAGATTGCAATTGAAGACCAGGTAATGTTTCACAGACTTGCTTTTGTGTTActctttattttcatatttcaaaaAGGAAATAACCCTGaacataaattcttttttcttctaaaatagaTTTGTCAAGGTTTAAAACTGACATTTGATACTACCTTTTCACCGAACACAGGGTAAGTTTTTATGTGCTTTGTtaggttttatgtttttatgtgcattgaaCTTAAAGGCCTCCTTGTCTGCTTAGGAAAGGAGCAGCTTTGTTTCAGGGGTTCACTcacatgcaccactgtgcctggctcagcAATTTGTTTAAATCTTTTTCATGTATACCATGTAGCATTACATGTATAAATCTTTGTCACTGGCATCAGTTTCAAatcagtcttttttttcccccccagaaAGAAAAGTGGTAAAATCAAGTCTGCGTACAAGAGGGAATGTATAAACCTTGGCTGTGATGTTGACTTTGATTTTGCTGGACCTGCAATCCATGGGTCAGCTGTCTTTGGTTACGAGGGCTGGCTTGCTGGGTACCAGATGACCTTTGACAGTGCCAAGTCAAAGCTGACAAGGAGTAACTTCGCAGTGGGCTACAGGACTGGGGACTTCCAGTTACACACAAATGTGTAAGTATTTCTTTATGGGCTTTTGAGGTACAGGCCCTCGGAGGATGGTGTGTGTTGTCATTTCTTTTGATCTCTTTTTAATTTGAGGGACTTCTGTTGACATGGGTGATCCTAAGGTGCTCCTcagaagcatatatatatatggtgtggctatatatatatatatagtgtggcTACTGAGAGTGAATGTTGCTGTCGTTGGGCTTGAGATGTTTTGTACCTTTAGAAGAGGTGTTAGACTTGGCAGTGCTTCCAGTGCCTTCTCTGACACCATGACGTGTGGGGTCGTGGGTGATAAGATTGTCTTAACATCTGTGATTACAGTGCTTGGTGGGTTGTAGtgtctcacacctgtaatcctagtatttaggaggcagaggcagctgtatCTTTTTGAGATCGAGGCCATCTtagtccacatagtgagtttaggctggccagagctacatagtgagctcctttctcaaaaacagtaacaaaaaccatTGCTCATAATCCTACCAGGTAGATCCatgtatttatctgtttgttATGGCACATATATGGTGGAAAACTGAGTATCCCAGGGATGAAcccaggttctcaggcttgtTGGCAAGGGCTCTAAGACCCAGTAAGTCATCTCTCTGGTCCTAGATAACATGTGTGGCCCTGCATGATCTGAAACTTACTACCTAGATATATGATCTTTATTTATACTTGGATGTTCACTTTTGttgtgtatgtgcacgtgtgtgtagtGCTGCTGGAAGTTGGATCCCAGGATTCATCCAGGATAGGCAGTATGCTATCATTGACCACAACCCCTGCTTTTAGTGGGTGTGTGttgcacctttaaccccagcattcagaaaacaggcagaaggatctctgagtttgaggccagcctgccctaCAGTGGGTTCAGGACAGCAGGTCTACATAAAGAGACCTTGTCTTTAGAAAAAtgaagctgagacagaaggattgctGTGAATGGGTGTAGTCTGGGATATAGAATAAGACTCACCCCGTCTCAACCTTACCAGAAAGGACTTTGCAGTTTTCAGGAGAACGTTATAGACCTCCATGAGTGATGCCATGCGTCCCCACCCTGGGGAATGAATCCAAGGCCTCTTGCATAGGCCTTCTACCACCATGTTACCTGCTCAGTTCTAGTAGTGGCTTAGACCTGCTAATATTACCCTGTGCCTTAGAAGTGGTTACATTGTCTATTCTAGATTCTAATTCAAAATATCTTATAGCAATAATGGGACAGAATTTGGAGGATCAATTTATCAGAAAGTATGTGAAGATTTTGACACTTCAGTAAACCTTGCTTGGACATCAGGCACCAACTGCACTCGTTTTGGCATTGCAGCTAAATATCAGTTGGATCCTACTGCTTCCATTTCTGTGAGTACCTTGGCTTCATAAGAGGTGTTTGGTTGTGGGAATTACTGTGAGTATATTAGATGGTGTGGAAAGCTTGCCTGGGATTCATAGTCCATGTTGACAGATGTACTGGGATTAGAATTGGAATGCTGCTTTTCCTTCCTATGGGAATTGTGATAGAGGTTTGACTTTGAAGCTGGCTCACTGGTGGTCTGGATGAGAATGGCTGCCATAGGCTAATCTGTCCACACTGGGTGAGatggattaagaggtgtggccttgttggaggaagtgtgtaacTTGAGGCAGGCTTTTCGTTTCAGAAGCCCAGCCATTCCCAGCTAGCTTTCTCTGATTCATGCTTGTGCATCAGATGTCAGCTCAGCTACTTCTTAagtgccctgcctgcctgctgccatgcttcccaccatgatggtcatggacatACACTCTGGAACCAGGAGCCCcgaattaaatgctttctttataagTCACCTGTGTGCTGTCTTTTCACAACAGTAGAAAATCACAGACGTTCACCTTCCTTTGAGAGCTTTGAATTAGTTTGCTAATATCCAAGCCCCCTAGCCTGCTTAAGCTCCTACATTTGGAGCCCTGGTTGGTTTATATTTGTGTTGGGCAGTACTTTTTTTGACTTTATCTTTTTATGGTTTATGAAATATCTTCAGATTTTACCTGAGAGGTCACTGGTCTGATAACATCTTTTACAGGTGAAGAGACTGGTGTTTGGCAAAGAAAGGACTGAATATTACTGGTGATGTTGTTGGGGTGGGGAGTAAAGCCAGGACTTTGATTTTAATCCTGCCTCAGTTGAGGAGAACATCTTACTGGACTGTTGCCTAGAAACCTGCACCCCTGGACTTACTCCAAACCCTCTTGCAAGGGCAAAGTGAGATGGTTGGCCACTCTTGTCTGATTCTTGGCTCTTTTTCCTGTTTATGTCTTAAGTCACAGTGCCTTGAGGTGGAAGAGAGTGTGCTGTGAGGGGCAGGAATCGGCTTCTGTTTTGTGGTGGATCAGCAGCTGTTACTGTGTGGGTTGTCAGTACTGTATGTACTGGGATGACAGGAAGTTAAACAGTTCAGGAGAGTTACTTTAGTTGCATAAAGTACTCTTGATCCCCAAGGACAGTGTGTTTTGATACCTTAAGCAGTTATGTTTTAGCCTGATGTTTGCTTTATGTTAAAACATTTGTAATCAGAGATAGTGTGAAAAGTATCCAGTGCTTTTCTCTCTGACCAGTCAGTGATGCATTTACTTGCTCCTGTGTTTAACCACACTAGGAGAGCACTCTGTTCAGCTCTGGTTCTCTTTGACATTAATGCTCTCTTCAGATGTATGCTTGTGGCACCGTAACAGACTGCATGCCCACCAGCAGAAATACCATTTAGCTACCAGTCTCCGTGGGAAGGTGGCTTGGGACCTGTGTCAGTGGGAGACTGCTGACAGCCATTGTGGAAACACGCAGCATTCCTCCCATCCCAAGTAGAGCTGTTGATGCCCACTGGAGTAGCACCAGAAGCAGTGGCTTTATCTAGATTGTGTTTTGATGTTGCACACAAGAATAGAGTCACTGGATCCTTCCAGATCTGTTCTCACAGCAAGCTGGCATCTTTATCCTGGAGCCCCAGGATGCTGAAGAGCCCAGTTGCTTGACTAGGCTCTGGAGCTGGGTGAAGtgccttttttgttttcctaGGCATATTCATCCTGTGACCTGCAGGGTGCATGTGTCCTGTGCAGCTGTGAATGTGGCCCAACAGATTTGTAGGCAACGTCAGGGTAGTAGAGGCTGGTCCTAGAAGGAGCTCCGCGTTAACGTATTTGCTCTCCAGCATTCTTCTGGGCTCTTGAGCTCTGTAACCTAAATCCTAAATTGTTAGGTATATAAAATTGATAAATCATGCTCCGTTCGAGCCTCATCAGGCCCTGACTAGTTATAGTCAACATCCAGCAGCTTAGAGGTAAGAGTGTGAGGAAGGGACTAAATTGTGAGGGTTTGAGGAAGAACCCTGGAAGTAGTGATGTGTGGGTCTAAGACATGAGCTTATAAACTCCCTGCATGTCAGAGACGGTTCTCACCTCTATTGAGTCTGGTAGGCAGCATCAGCTAAATAAATATTAACTTGCTTTTGTGAGTTTCATAAGGGTGAGTTTTTTTTGAGTCATTTTTTAATGCTGTGTGGATCATGTGGGGTCTGTGTACACATCCTAAGGGTAGTAAAGCGTTTTGTTGAGCCTGATTGACAATTTGCTTTTGAGTTAATGTCCAATTCTTAAGTggcatttgctgtttgcttaatatacagtatatattttAGGATCCCATTGAGTTAAAGCCACAGGCCCCATAGTTCCAGGATGGGGAATACCCAAGAGTTCTGTCTTCATTCAGacatgtttttctctctttctaggCAAAGGTCAACAACTCTAGTTTAATTGGAGTGGGCTATACTCAgactctgaggcctggtaagtaTTGTCAATAAAGTAGGATTGCCTGTAGAGCCCCCCTCCTTTTAAAAAAGGTTCATTTATTTAAGTGTGTGGTTTTTGTCTGCTTGTATAtttgcatgctagaagagggcatatGGTACAATGGGATTATATATATGCAGATGGGtttgagctgccatatgggtgctgggaattgaacctagacctttggaagagcactcAGTGCACTTAACTGCCGGTCTTTATCTCCAGACCCATTGTTCCAttactttcaaaattttttttttagttattttgtgaACCTTTCAAGCCTGTAGTGGGATTGATACTCCTCTCCTGGGAAGCTGCAGGTTATGACTGATAACTCCTTACCCCTCACTCCTTATAGTGAGTGGACTGCTCCGAAGAAGCAGAGCTGCCATCACTCTAAAAAGCCCCACCTCTCATCATTTAACCATTATGTAGTTCCCCATTGGTGTCTCAATATTGTCAGTCAGTGTGCTTTGGTTGGGTCTCTGCAGTCCCCTTCAGGTAGTGGATACAGAGCAATGTCAAACTGGGAGTGTCTGGGTCATATGCAGATTCGCAACCAGTAGGCCTAAGCTGGAGAGGTCTGTGTTTCTAATGGGCTCCAGATCCCATAGCTGCTTAGAACAGTTAAGCAACAAGGTCCTAAAGCACTGGCAGCCCAACATTCCTAATGGGGACCCTGCTTCCCACACCTAAATTGTAttcagtctgtctgtctatctatctatctatctatctatctatctatctatctatctatctatctattttggttttcaagataagatttctctgggtagccctggttgtcctggactcaatttgtagaccagagGGCctcaactcatagagatctgcctgaccACTAAAGGGGCCAGTTACTGATACATACTTACCTTCTTAGCTTAGCATTAATTTACTTACTGTGTAGTTTCCCACTTTTCTCTAGTTCAGTTATTATGACCTGCTCTCACCAGTGTTGTTTAGTCTGGGTGGTATAGTGAAATGATTGGCTTTTAGAACACTTTGTGTGTGCATTTACCATCATCTgaatgccctctgctggctggaATTAGTCCGGTAGCTGCAGGCTGAGGGAAGACACTGGCAGGGCTGAGTGGTTGCAGGCCCAATCATGGAGGTTTGCTTTGTCTACAGGTGTGAAGCTTACACTGTCTGCTCTGGTAGACGGGAAGAGCTTTAATGCTGGAGGTCACAAGCTTGGGCTTGCCTTGGAATTGGAGGCTTAATCCAGTTGAAAGAAACCTCTGGGAACGGATATCAGAAGATTTGGCCTTAATATATTTCCATGCAACCAGCAGGCTCCTCCTTCCCCCCAGAAGGTGATCACATCAAAGGATGATTAAACAAGagctgtattttaaatatttagacaATTACCTGTTGGCTGGTTTCTAGTTGGATGGTTATCTAGTTATCAGTGCTGTGTCGTGCAGCCACCTATacattatttaaatgtatttaactGTTAAATGTGCTACCCACCAATGATGAAATAGACGTTTATGAAAACCGTGCCATGGTGTGCATGtttgttttatgttcttttaacatTGACTATTGTACTGAATGAGATGGATCAGTGGATGTTTTAagatgaggtaaaaaaaaaaaatttttttttttgttatattcaACCATCATTAGAATTACTTTGGTAACCCCAAACATGACAAATTATGAATAAAACAAGTGTACATAACTAATGGCTCCACGTATGTGCAGTTACAGATTGGCTAGCTAGGGTCTAATCTCCTTGGTTAATACTTTTTTCTGGTGAGCATTTTGCTCCTTACCTAAATCTGTGCAATCAAATTCCCTGTGTCCCTAGCATAATTCCACGAGGTCTTtgagactataataaaatacgAGGATACATACTTTTACACTCTGCAGTTTCTAAGTTTGTGTAAAATCATAGTGAATCACTGTTAAGGCCGCGGAGGATGAAGGGAAATGCAGCGGTGGTGCTGAGCGGTTAAACAGGCATGCCATACCCTTCTGAACCACAGCTACAGGAAGGGCAGGGAGTCCTAGGTAGGTAGATGGAGATGGACAATTAGGGTCAGTGGCAGTAACAAGGACGGAGAGGAGGAAAATAGGCACCAGGAAGAAGTCATTGCCCCTTTCTCTAGACAAATGCTGAAAAACTGAGCTGAGGTCTAGGGCATGGGGCAGCCCTTAGCCATGACCTGGGATTTTGGGTGGAAAAGGATGGCACAAGCTTCCTAGGGGAAAGAGCATATTAAAGGAGAGAGGTGTGATCAAAGATGAGAGAAAGTCAAGGCAAGTGTCATTTCTGGCGTAAGAGACTACAGTTCAGTTGGAAGCTTGTGAGGACAGCTAAGGTAGTGAGTGGATAGAGGATGGCTTTGGGACTTACCCCATAGAAATGGTGCCTGTCACTGCACTGTGGCCTCTGGGTAGCCTGCTGCCTTTCCGCTAACAAGTACACTTCATCGTGGCTCAGTGCATCAGTTTCCTCAGGACTTGGGACAGAAATATAAGCCAACCTTAGATCCTCAGGTTTGGGCCAAGAGGGTTGGTTCCTAGGTGATGGCCACCTATCAGGGCTTGCATTGCACAGGTAAGGCTGGGGAGGCAACAGACCTGGGGAAGCATGGGTAGGCTGCCAGCAAGCC belongs to Meriones unguiculatus strain TT.TT164.6M chromosome 4, Bangor_MerUng_6.1, whole genome shotgun sequence and includes:
- the Vdac2 gene encoding voltage-dependent anion-selective channel protein 2, translated to MEDCDCCIRTCPRPMCIPPSYADLGKAARDIFNKGFGFGLVKLDVKTKSCSGVEFSTSGSSNTDTGKVSGTLETKYKWCEYGLTFTERWNTDNTLGTEIAIEDQICQGLKLTFDTTFSPNTGKKSGKIKSAYKRECINLGCDVDFDFAGPAIHGSAVFGYEGWLAGYQMTFDSAKSKLTRSNFAVGYRTGDFQLHTNVNNGTEFGGSIYQKVCEDFDTSVNLAWTSGTNCTRFGIAAKYQLDPTASISAKVNNSSLIGVGYTQTLRPGVKLTLSALVDGKSFNAGGHKLGLALELEA